The genomic window CGCTGCGCCAGCAATTAGTAATAATGCGATTGCTCAATTACCCAGTGCGACCAACACTAACTTTGTAACTTCAGTAGTAGAGCAAGTAGGCCCGGCGGTTGTTCGCATCAATTCTTCGCGCACAGTGACGCGCAACTTGCCAAACGACCCGCGTTTGCGCCGCTTTTTTGGCAATGACTTACCGCGATCGGGAAGTAGAGTTGAAAGAGGAACTGGATCGGGCTTTATTATTAGCAAAGATGGACAAATTTTGACTAACGCCCACGTAGTTGATGGCGCGACCAATGTAAACGTTATTTTAAAAGATGGTCGGCGCTTTACGGGTAAGGTGTTAGGCACTGATCAAGTAACGGATGTAGCGGTAATCAAGATTCAAGCCGAGAATTTACCTACGGCTAAACTAGGCAATTCTGAAGGTTTAAAGCCTGGAGAATGGGCGATCGCTATTGGCAATCCTTTGGGACTTGATAACACCGTCACCACTGGAATTATTAGTGCTACAGGTCGTTCTAGCAGTGCTGTAGGAGTTCCTGATAAACGGGTGGCATTTATTCAAACTGATGCGGCGATTAATCCTGGTAACTCTGGAGGCCCGCTATTAAATCAGCGCGGTGAAGTTGTGGGAATGAATACAGCGATTATTCAAGGTACGCAAGGCTTGGGTTTTGCAATTCCCATCAATACAGCCGGAAGAATTGCCAATCAATTAATTGCTCAGGGGAAGGTCGATCATCCTTACTTGGGAATTGAGATGGTAGCACTTACACCCGAAGTCAAACAAAATTTTAACAGCGATCCTAGTAGCGGTTTAAATATTACCGAAGATCGAGGGGTGTTAGTCGTGCGCGTTTTACCTAATTCACCCGCCGCTACTTCTGGATTAAAAGCTGGAGACGTAATTCAACAGCTAAACGGTCAATCCGTAACTGATGCGGAGAGCATTCAAAAAGCCGTAGAAGAGGCTTCAGTAGGTGGTAGCTTGCGCTTAGACTTACGGCGCAACGGGCAAACGCTCGATCTAGCAGTACGCCCTGGTGCATTACCTGACAACGTTCAGTAGACCTGTTAAACACACTAGGTATTGATTCTAAATCCCTCTCTCAAAGCAAGAGAGAGGGATATTTAGGGCGAAAGTTTATAAATTTCTCAAGCTTTTAACCTAAAAAGACACAAATAAATAGCAAAAGCGATCGCCTAATACCTAATTATTCCTCAAAAACTGCTCTGAGTCGCAAAAATGCGCTATTTAAACCGACGCAACATTAAGGAATTTGTAACTACGCTAACAGAGCTAAAAGCCATCAATGCCCCGGCGGCGGCAGGATTAAGCACAAAACCAAAGCTAGGTAATAATAACCCCGCCGCAACCGGAATACCTAAAGTATTGTAGGCAAAAGCCCAAAATAGATTTTGGCGAATTTTCAAAAAAGTCGCCCGACTAAGGGTAATAGCAGCGACAACATCAGATAAAGAGTCTCGCATTAAAACAATTTGAGCGGCTTCCATGGCTACTTCTGTACCTGCTTTAAGGGCAATACCAACATCTGCTTGAGATAAAGCTGGTGCATCATTAATGCCGTCTCCTACCATGGCTACATAATGATTTTGCGCTTGAAGTTGTTGGATTGCTTGGGCTTTTCCGGCGGGACGAACTAGCGCCATAATATCAGCTTTTTCTAGTTCTAATTGTGCGCCTACTATCTCGGCAGCTTCTAGGGTGTCTCCGCTCAACAGCATGACTTTCAAACCCATTGAGCGTAATTGTTTTATTGTGCTTTTCGCCTCTGCTCTTAGGGTATCGCTGACAGCAATTAATCCTAATACCTGACTATTAGACGCTACAAATACGACAGTTTTGCCCTTAGCTGCTAAAGCTACACTTTGCGATCGCATTTGCTGGCTAATATTAACGTTATTTTGACTTAACCATTGATAATTACCTAGTAAAATCTGCTTGCCCTTAACTACTGCCGATACTCCTAAACCTGGCTCGGTGTAGTAATCTTTGGCGGCGCAAATAGATAAATTTTGCTCTTTGGCTGCTTGGACAATTGCGGTGGCTAACGGGTGACAAGTACCGCTTTCTACCACCGCCGCTAGTTTCAATAGTTCGCCCTCCGACACTACTAAATTATTACCGTCCATCACTACAACATCGGTAACAATAGGATGACCGCTAGTTAGAGTACCAGTTTTATCAAAAACCACTGTATCTAACTTGTGGACTTTTTCTAAAACATCTCCGCCTTTAATCAATAGTCCCTTTTGCGCTCCCACTCCCGTACCAACCAAAATCGCTGTCGGTGTTGCAAGTCCCATAGCACAAGGACAAGCTACTACCATCACCGCTATAGCTAGTTTTAAACTCAACAGCAGTGGTGAAGGCTGGAGCAATTGCGCCTTTGCGAGGTGTTGAGCGTGGAGTGTCATATCGTGACTGCTCATTTGCCCAGGTAGCAATACCTCTGTCCAAATATGCGTACCAACAAAGTACCAAAATAAAAAAGTTAATATGGATGCTGCTAATACGCCATAAGTAAAATACCCGGCTACAGTATCAGCTAATTTTTGCACTGGCGCTTTGCGAGTTTGGGCAGCTTCTACCAGTGCGACTATTTGCGCTAAGGTGGTGTCTGCTCCGGTACGAGTTGCTTGGAGGGCAAAAGAGCTTGACTTGTTCAATGTTCCGGCGGTGACGGTATCTCCTAACTGCTTAATTACTGGAAACGCCTCTCCCGTTAGCATTGATTCATCTATGGTTGTCTGCCCCGCTACTACGTTGCCATCTACAGGAATTTTTTCTCCTGGTAGGACTTGTATCCATTCTCCTACTCGCACTTGATCTGCAGGAATTTCGACACTAGAAGTAGATTGAAAATTATTTTCTATCCCTACTGCTTGCGGTGCAATTAATCGTGCTAATTGTGGTTGCAGTGCCAATAATTGCCTAAAAGCAACGGCGGCTTGACCTTTGGCTTGTTGTTCTAAAGTTCTACCTAGCAAAATAAAGCCTAGTAGCATAACTGGCTCATCAAAAAAGCATTCCCAGCCCAAAGGCGGAAATAGTAAAGCTACTACACTGGTGATATATGCCGTTACAGTTCCCAATGCTACCAAAGTATTCATGTTTGGCGCATTTCGTCGCCAGCCACGCCAACCTTCGACAATAATCGGTCTTCCGGGGATAAGTAAAGTTATAGTTGCAAGTCCCCAATGCAACCAAATATTTTTTAATATCGGTAGCGTTAATATACTTTCGGGCAGATGTCCTAAGCTGGAAAAAATTAATAGCAGTAAGGCTAAAAGTAATTGCTTTAAAGCGGCGCGAGATTCCCGTTGCTGTCGTTCGCCAAAATCTTCTATTGTTGGTGTTTCTCCCGCAATTGCTTCGCGTGGCTTAGTGGGAAACCCCGCTTCTGTCAAACGTGCTGCTAATTCCTGCGGCTCGACCGAGGGTTGACACTCTACGACAGCAACCTCTGTAACTAGGTTTACACAAGTTGCGATCGCACCGGGATGCTTTGCTAATTGTTTTTCTACAGTTTTGACACAACCGCCACACTTCATCCCTGTAATGTCTAGAATAATCGTCTTACTAGCTGATGGCTCTTGGGGCGTTAAGTTAGACGCAGGGGAAGCGAGTTGCATAAAATTTTGCAGATTGTTACGACACCTTAATACTTCTTAACTTTAGCGCTTCTAAGCTAGTGGTGAAGTAACTTAAGCTCAATCTCCTTAAGAAATTAGCCAAAATCCATTTTTTTGCCAGTATTGTTTTCTCAGCGTCATCTCTAATTGTTCTAAGGTTACTATTTTCTTCTCTAACAGTAATTCCCCTAGCTTTTTATTTTTTAGATATTGTTCTGCTAATACTTGATTTAGTTGTTCTTGGGTTATTAATTCTTCGGCAATTAGAATCTCTCCCAAGCGAACGTTTTGTTCTGTTAGGGCTTGGGTAACTTTATCTGGGGAAATTATTTTCTTTTCTACTAAAACTTCACCTAGTTTTTTACCACTCTTATTTTGATCTACTAAAGCTTCTTGCAATTCTGTTTTTGATATTAATCCCTTACGGAGTAGCATCCTACCTAGCATAGGTTTTGAGATTTGTTTTAAAGTTTTTACGAACATTTTGTACCTTTGGTCACCTATTTGTATTAAAGGTTTCTATATCGTTAGGTTTTGCTTAAACTTCTTAGCAACGTCCATATATTTTGTCTTTATTTATACAATGATTTATTCAACTTAGAACAAATGTTATCTACTATTGGCTATTTATTGAAGCGCGACCATCTCGCTAAGGGATCTATAGAAAGAAGTAAACCTGTCACTTTACTTTAATTTTATTGATTTTTGAACATATTATCAAGTAGAGCTACTGCCCAGAATAAACAAACTGACTAAAGTGCCACTATTCCAAAGACTGTGAAGCAGCATTGGAGCGAGTAAATTGCGCGATCGCGTATACACAAAACCTAATACTACCCCTAGTACCATCAACGGCAGAACTTCTGACAAACTCAAGTGAGCGATCGCAAACAAAAAAGCACTAATTAAAATAGCTTGCCATACCGAGAAGTAACGAGTTAGAGAAGGTAATAAAAAACCTCTAAACAAAAACTCCTCAAATAGCGGTGCAGCAACGGCGGCGGTAAAGAAGAATATCCCAAGAGCTATTTTATCTTGCCCTTCTAAAACTAAAGATAACAAAGGATTGCTGCCGCCAAGTCCTTGCCATAGTTGTTGATTGAGTAGGGAAACAACTACAACTAAAGGAAGAGCCGCGCAATAGCCGCCTAGACCCCACAAAAACCAATTTTCTCTCAGCTTGACACGAAACCAACTTGGCG from Synechocystis sp. PCC 7509 includes these protein-coding regions:
- a CDS encoding heavy metal translocating P-type ATPase, with product MQLASPASNLTPQEPSASKTIILDITGMKCGGCVKTVEKQLAKHPGAIATCVNLVTEVAVVECQPSVEPQELAARLTEAGFPTKPREAIAGETPTIEDFGERQQRESRAALKQLLLALLLLIFSSLGHLPESILTLPILKNIWLHWGLATITLLIPGRPIIVEGWRGWRRNAPNMNTLVALGTVTAYITSVVALLFPPLGWECFFDEPVMLLGFILLGRTLEQQAKGQAAVAFRQLLALQPQLARLIAPQAVGIENNFQSTSSVEIPADQVRVGEWIQVLPGEKIPVDGNVVAGQTTIDESMLTGEAFPVIKQLGDTVTAGTLNKSSSFALQATRTGADTTLAQIVALVEAAQTRKAPVQKLADTVAGYFTYGVLAASILTFLFWYFVGTHIWTEVLLPGQMSSHDMTLHAQHLAKAQLLQPSPLLLSLKLAIAVMVVACPCAMGLATPTAILVGTGVGAQKGLLIKGGDVLEKVHKLDTVVFDKTGTLTSGHPIVTDVVVMDGNNLVVSEGELLKLAAVVESGTCHPLATAIVQAAKEQNLSICAAKDYYTEPGLGVSAVVKGKQILLGNYQWLSQNNVNISQQMRSQSVALAAKGKTVVFVASNSQVLGLIAVSDTLRAEAKSTIKQLRSMGLKVMLLSGDTLEAAEIVGAQLELEKADIMALVRPAGKAQAIQQLQAQNHYVAMVGDGINDAPALSQADVGIALKAGTEVAMEAAQIVLMRDSLSDVVAAITLSRATFLKIRQNLFWAFAYNTLGIPVAAGLLLPSFGFVLNPAAAGALMAFSSVSVVTNSLMLRRFK
- a CDS encoding HhoA/HhoB/HtrA family serine endopeptidase → MNNQKTASWRKSATYLSLILLGAGATFSGNYLADKTQTAPAIAAPAISNNAIAQLPSATNTNFVTSVVEQVGPAVVRINSSRTVTRNLPNDPRLRRFFGNDLPRSGSRVERGTGSGFIISKDGQILTNAHVVDGATNVNVILKDGRRFTGKVLGTDQVTDVAVIKIQAENLPTAKLGNSEGLKPGEWAIAIGNPLGLDNTVTTGIISATGRSSSAVGVPDKRVAFIQTDAAINPGNSGGPLLNQRGEVVGMNTAIIQGTQGLGFAIPINTAGRIANQLIAQGKVDHPYLGIEMVALTPEVKQNFNSDPSSGLNITEDRGVLVVRVLPNSPAATSGLKAGDVIQQLNGQSVTDAESIQKAVEEASVGGSLRLDLRRNGQTLDLAVRPGALPDNVQ